A part of Desulfomicrobium baculatum DSM 4028 genomic DNA contains:
- a CDS encoding AAA family ATPase has translation MFNLKKVIPDQSDWTIRWDKVCSEFPELSALRGCPQSDRYHGEGDVWEHTKMVCESLVALSEWRSLRPDDRENLFLAALLHDIGKPGTTKDDDGVITARKHAQRGAILARNYLWERDVPLTRRELIVQLVLFHQAPLHLMRMNNAEKLVLRISCSVRCDHLALLARADCLGRIAMDREKIFDGLDMFVEYCSDLNCLNSAFPFPSEHTRFKYFSEENRSPVVDVFNDTSFEVTLLSGLPGAGKDYWIRYNSCGLPVISLDEIRKELKIDPSESQGRVVNHARDLAKIFLRKKEPFIWNATNVTREMRSRCISLFSAYNARIRVVYIESSFKNIYLQNESRDAVVPKRVIDKLRMKWELPEIVESHQLEFFENKKMS, from the coding sequence ATGTTTAATTTGAAAAAAGTGATTCCAGATCAGTCGGACTGGACTATTCGGTGGGATAAAGTGTGTTCCGAATTTCCTGAACTGTCTGCGCTGCGCGGTTGTCCTCAATCAGATCGGTATCATGGGGAAGGTGATGTTTGGGAGCACACTAAGATGGTTTGCGAATCTTTGGTTGCTCTGAGCGAGTGGAGATCCCTCCGTCCGGATGACAGAGAGAATTTGTTTCTTGCTGCCCTGCTGCACGATATTGGGAAGCCTGGTACGACTAAAGATGATGATGGGGTTATTACCGCTCGAAAACATGCTCAACGTGGTGCGATTCTTGCGCGAAATTACCTTTGGGAGCGTGACGTTCCTCTGACGCGGCGTGAGTTGATCGTGCAGCTCGTATTGTTTCATCAAGCACCATTGCATTTAATGAGGATGAATAATGCTGAAAAACTTGTGCTGAGAATCAGTTGCTCCGTTCGTTGTGACCACTTGGCGCTGCTCGCCCGGGCAGATTGTCTTGGGAGGATAGCAATGGATCGGGAAAAGATATTTGATGGTCTGGATATGTTCGTCGAGTATTGTTCTGACTTGAATTGCTTGAACTCCGCTTTCCCATTTCCTTCAGAGCACACCCGTTTTAAATATTTCTCGGAAGAGAATAGATCGCCCGTTGTCGATGTTTTTAATGATACCTCGTTTGAGGTGACTTTGCTTTCCGGGTTGCCAGGGGCAGGTAAGGACTACTGGATAAGGTATAATTCATGTGGACTGCCGGTGATTTCCCTGGATGAGATTCGGAAGGAACTGAAAATAGACCCGTCTGAATCTCAGGGGCGAGTTGTGAATCATGCTCGTGATCTGGCAAAGATATTTCTTCGAAAAAAAGAACCATTCATCTGGAATGCGACAAATGTTACACGTGAAATGAGAAGCAGATGTATTAGTTTATTCTCTGCTTATAATGCTAGAATTCGTGTCGTATATATAGAATCAAGTTTTAAAAATATTTATTTGCAAAATGAATCTAGGGATGCTGTTGTTCCGAAACGTGTAATTGATAAATTGAGGATGAAATGGGAGTTACCAGAAATTGTTGAGTCACATCAGTTAGAATTTTTTGAAAACAAAAAGATGTCATGA
- a CDS encoding class I SAM-dependent methyltransferase — translation MHEEKYYWDFLKAYILGKFPESQFFSDEQIVSKGRDEDLKLYHFKRKEILPRVHHVIGMLKSMFPATLLDVGSGRGTFLWPLLEALPDLEVTSIDLNEDAIRVCQDVHAGGMRRLRGRLMDARSLDFDSGSFDGVTLLEVLEHMENPEDAVAEACRVSRSFVIVSVPSKPDDNPEHIHLFDQEMIRSMFARCSVRNIRFEHIREHMIAMVTK, via the coding sequence ATGCATGAAGAAAAATATTATTGGGATTTTTTAAAAGCATATATCCTAGGAAAATTTCCTGAATCACAATTTTTTTCGGATGAACAGATTGTAAGTAAAGGACGCGATGAAGATTTAAAATTGTATCATTTCAAAAGAAAAGAAATTTTGCCGAGAGTGCACCATGTTATAGGAATGCTGAAAAGTATGTTTCCTGCAACACTGCTTGACGTAGGCTCTGGACGCGGAACTTTTCTTTGGCCTCTCCTAGAAGCGTTGCCTGATCTTGAAGTGACTTCTATCGATCTCAATGAAGATGCGATTCGTGTTTGCCAAGATGTTCATGCCGGAGGGATGAGGCGGTTGAGGGGGCGACTCATGGACGCACGCAGCCTCGATTTCGATTCCGGCTCATTCGATGGAGTGACACTTTTGGAGGTCCTGGAACATATGGAGAATCCTGAAGATGCCGTGGCTGAGGCCTGCCGTGTATCCAGAAGTTTTGTTATAGTCAGTGTTCCATCAAAGCCCGATGACAATCCGGAGCATATTCATCTGTTTGACCAAGAGATGATTCGAAGCATGTTTGCTCGGTGCAGTGTCAGGAATATCCGGTTTGAACATATCCGGGAGCATATGATAGCCATGGTGACAAAATGA
- a CDS encoding CCA tRNA nucleotidyltransferase yields the protein MNTVPFFLERLNESFQNKAFFVGGCVRDKFFGYDSKDIDIEVYGHDFDAICEVVKGIPVVQDVFECGKSFNVVKVRLICGADLDIAVPRREVSTGGGHKDYVILPDPSMSPEEASARRDFSMNALMETFDGEIIDFHNGVQDLKTQRLRAIGNSFLDDPLRVLRGMQFAGRFGLRVEEHTAYLCALISGRVLAMSKERIWGEWEKLLSKSDKPSFGIQFLEDTGAIVLYPELSALDGLRQDPTHHPEGCVLTHTKMVLDEGARIALKENLEHQSRVILLLACICHDFGKALTTTMVDGRISCHGHAEAGSEMTAAFLDSIGAPAALREPVSQLCQHHMDLISGDVTAKQVRKLANKINRSSSLGLLKHLIVADNLGRGSASRYPAVVDEMMELAKAEDVTNTAPKPLLQGRDLVRMGLKQGPMFGRILNDVYEKQLDGQICSLDEAVEYVAKGLENNQY from the coding sequence ATGAACACAGTGCCTTTTTTCCTCGAACGTCTGAACGAATCCTTCCAAAACAAGGCTTTCTTTGTCGGCGGATGCGTCCGCGACAAATTTTTTGGATATGATTCAAAGGATATCGATATTGAAGTCTATGGACACGATTTTGATGCCATTTGTGAAGTGGTAAAAGGCATCCCTGTGGTTCAGGATGTTTTCGAGTGTGGGAAGAGCTTCAATGTCGTGAAGGTCCGGCTGATCTGTGGCGCTGATCTGGATATTGCGGTGCCTCGTCGAGAAGTTTCCACTGGTGGTGGTCATAAGGATTATGTGATTCTGCCGGATCCATCCATGAGCCCAGAAGAGGCTTCAGCTCGCAGGGATTTCAGCATGAATGCCTTGATGGAAACTTTTGATGGTGAGATCATCGATTTCCATAACGGCGTTCAGGACCTGAAAACGCAACGTCTTCGTGCTATCGGGAACTCATTTCTTGATGACCCGTTGCGTGTCCTCCGAGGCATGCAATTTGCCGGCAGGTTTGGCCTGAGAGTTGAGGAGCATACTGCCTATCTTTGTGCGCTTATTTCAGGCCGCGTCCTTGCCATGTCCAAGGAGCGGATTTGGGGTGAGTGGGAGAAGCTGCTGTCGAAGTCAGATAAGCCGTCATTCGGCATCCAGTTTCTCGAGGATACGGGAGCTATCGTTCTCTATCCGGAATTGTCCGCTCTTGATGGTCTGCGTCAGGACCCGACACATCATCCGGAAGGGTGTGTCCTTACTCATACGAAGATGGTGCTGGACGAAGGGGCGCGTATCGCGCTCAAAGAGAATCTCGAACATCAAAGCAGGGTGATTCTTCTTCTGGCATGCATTTGTCATGACTTCGGCAAGGCTCTGACCACTACCATGGTTGATGGCCGGATCTCGTGCCATGGGCATGCTGAAGCTGGATCAGAAATGACCGCGGCCTTCCTGGATTCGATCGGGGCGCCAGCGGCCCTTCGTGAGCCTGTGAGTCAGCTTTGTCAGCACCACATGGATTTGATTTCTGGGGATGTCACAGCAAAGCAGGTTCGCAAGCTTGCGAACAAGATCAATCGATCGAGCAGCCTTGGTCTACTTAAACATCTCATCGTTGCCGATAATCTGGGGCGAGGTAGCGCGTCCAGGTATCCAGCGGTTGTGGACGAGATGATGGAGTTGGCCAAGGCTGAAGATGTTACCAACACGGCTCCGAAACCGCTTCTCCAGGGTAGAGACCTTGTCCGGATGGGACTGAAGCAGGGCCCAATGTTTGGCAGGATTCTCAACGATGTCTATGAGAAGCAGCTTGATGGGCAAATTTGCTCGCTTGATGAAGCTGTAGAGTATGTCGCAAAAGGTTTGGAAAATAATCAGTATTGA
- a CDS encoding AAA family ATPase, which produces MQGFYLNQKGVRPTDNTPESRYARLQAAQWITRLLDRNIELSDAFFECVEWCCGGLDFCVQALGKEILKPGGTRSAEILSRHYEELLEVTPSRRSGAFGDFVDTHPEYSRFLSHLIQDQCRAISRVSRKKPRAFARAAEHLQYIFGLDEESIDFCEFLFMNRAFRSVERYFEDDLKVFGFGATDFMAHMLGMSTSKCRQIIQQLINLGVAENRNGCVVLTDSIKDFWDEADPRKISESFCAPLKGEVLPLECFNIPEEYIAHVQDLLQQPGDSPVHILLYGAPGTGKTTFARSLAAASGLSAWAVNAPQNADHDRRAQLMAGVGVVSRHEKAFLLVDEAERLLDCDMFAAFRQNTTDKAWLNSFMEKPGQRIIWITNHVHHLEEAVLRRFHFSIQFEPLGRKERIRMWRQILERYGVLNRVDESSLKELARTYDVPASVIEMAVDQAKSLCKRKQKGFVQALKRVVASYALLKAGGEKPRRKKTVASNYDPKGVTLEGSVQELEKKLVRGDSLLRRGEDIGAGAFTMLFYGPPGTGKTALARYLADKLDRECMVVRASDLLAPYVGMTERLIAKAFADAEREGAVLVIDEADSFLFSRDMATHSWETTQVNEFLTALEECRGICVCTTNRRDLMDPAVMRRFSHKVSFGYAKFEQAKALYSSMLAPMVGTTLPATLEASLALMKKLTPGDFHAVRAQMRHAEETVTHEDLIRALKREQELKLDSQGGGMGFI; this is translated from the coding sequence ATGCAAGGTTTTTATCTTAATCAAAAGGGTGTTCGCCCAACAGACAATACTCCAGAGAGTCGATATGCCAGGTTGCAAGCTGCTCAATGGATAACGAGGCTATTGGACAGAAACATTGAACTCAGCGATGCATTTTTTGAATGCGTGGAGTGGTGCTGTGGTGGTTTGGATTTCTGTGTGCAGGCCCTCGGCAAAGAGATTCTCAAACCAGGAGGGACACGGAGTGCGGAAATACTATCTCGTCACTACGAAGAGCTGCTGGAAGTTACTCCTAGCAGGCGCAGCGGTGCGTTTGGAGATTTTGTCGACACGCATCCCGAATATTCGAGATTTCTATCCCACCTCATTCAAGACCAATGTCGAGCCATTTCTCGTGTTAGTAGAAAGAAACCTCGTGCCTTTGCACGTGCCGCTGAGCATCTTCAGTATATTTTCGGTCTTGATGAAGAGAGTATCGATTTTTGCGAATTTTTGTTCATGAACAGGGCATTCAGGTCTGTTGAGCGGTATTTTGAAGATGACCTCAAGGTGTTCGGTTTTGGAGCCACGGATTTCATGGCCCATATGCTCGGCATGTCAACATCGAAATGTCGACAGATTATTCAGCAATTAATCAACCTTGGAGTTGCTGAAAACAGGAACGGTTGCGTGGTGCTCACCGATTCCATCAAGGATTTTTGGGATGAGGCCGATCCAAGAAAAATATCGGAGTCTTTTTGCGCCCCCTTGAAAGGAGAAGTCCTGCCCTTGGAGTGCTTCAATATTCCTGAAGAATATATTGCTCATGTGCAGGATCTTTTGCAGCAACCAGGCGACAGTCCCGTCCACATACTCCTTTACGGTGCTCCAGGGACAGGCAAAACCACTTTCGCGCGCAGTCTCGCCGCCGCTTCTGGGCTTTCTGCGTGGGCAGTGAACGCTCCGCAAAATGCAGACCACGACCGACGGGCTCAACTCATGGCGGGAGTTGGCGTCGTTTCACGGCATGAAAAAGCTTTCTTGCTGGTGGATGAAGCCGAGCGGCTTCTTGATTGTGACATGTTTGCTGCTTTCAGGCAGAATACAACGGATAAGGCCTGGTTGAACAGTTTTATGGAAAAGCCCGGCCAGCGCATCATCTGGATAACGAACCACGTGCACCATCTGGAAGAGGCGGTACTTCGACGCTTCCATTTTAGCATCCAGTTTGAACCGCTGGGACGAAAAGAACGTATCCGTATGTGGCGACAGATACTGGAGCGTTATGGGGTGCTGAACCGAGTTGATGAGAGTTCCCTTAAGGAGTTGGCGCGGACCTACGATGTTCCGGCATCGGTCATCGAGATGGCCGTCGACCAGGCGAAGAGCTTGTGTAAGCGCAAGCAAAAGGGCTTTGTCCAAGCTCTTAAGCGGGTTGTAGCGTCCTATGCACTTTTGAAAGCAGGTGGAGAAAAGCCGCGCAGGAAGAAAACCGTGGCTTCAAATTATGACCCTAAAGGCGTAACGCTGGAAGGCTCAGTCCAAGAACTCGAAAAGAAGCTCGTGCGAGGAGATTCGCTGCTGCGCCGGGGAGAGGATATTGGCGCGGGAGCGTTTACAATGCTGTTTTACGGGCCTCCAGGAACTGGCAAAACCGCCCTTGCCAGATACCTGGCTGACAAGCTCGACCGTGAGTGCATGGTGGTCCGCGCCAGCGATCTCCTGGCTCCATATGTGGGCATGACCGAGAGGCTTATTGCCAAAGCTTTTGCTGACGCTGAGCGAGAGGGCGCGGTGCTTGTCATCGATGAAGCCGACAGTTTCCTGTTCTCGCGCGATATGGCGACACACTCCTGGGAAACCACGCAAGTCAATGAATTCCTGACCGCACTTGAGGAGTGCCGGGGTATTTGCGTCTGCACGACGAACAGACGGGATCTGATGGATCCGGCTGTAATGCGCAGGTTCAGCCATAAGGTCAGTTTTGGTTATGCCAAGTTTGAGCAGGCGAAAGCGCTGTATTCGTCGATGCTCGCTCCAATGGTTGGGACAACGCTACCGGCCACTCTCGAGGCCAGCCTCGCACTCATGAAGAAGCTTACCCCTGGAGATTTTCATGCTGTTCGAGCCCAGATGCGTCATGCGGAGGAGACCGTGACCCAC
- a CDS encoding RNA ligase family protein — protein sequence MSDIPLIIKYPRTNHLEGSRFQAGDDELETIPFAHIAGKNMVIEEKVDGANAAIRFAADGTLLLQSRGHFLSGGPREKQFSLFKKWAVCHQYSLYDILGSRYILYGEWLYAKHTIYYDLLPHYFLEFDIFDTQERIFLSTDLRSKITASSKLCSVPVLKSGVIDCKNDLLALVGASQFRSGSYQNSDSGGRKGGSSDSSPHGLAGKLCCSDRMMEGIYIKIEENGQVVDRLKYVRGEFCNNVAVSENSWVKQPIIPNQLMPGVDIFAHV from the coding sequence ATGAGTGATATTCCACTGATAATAAAATATCCTCGTACCAATCATCTGGAAGGTTCTCGATTTCAGGCCGGTGATGATGAATTGGAAACGATTCCTTTCGCACATATCGCTGGTAAAAATATGGTCATTGAAGAGAAGGTTGATGGCGCGAACGCAGCAATTCGATTCGCTGCTGACGGGACGCTGCTTTTGCAAAGCAGGGGGCATTTTTTATCGGGCGGTCCAAGAGAAAAACAATTTTCGCTGTTTAAGAAGTGGGCTGTGTGCCACCAATATTCATTGTATGATATTTTAGGAAGTCGCTATATTCTTTATGGTGAGTGGTTATATGCTAAGCATACTATATACTATGACTTGCTTCCGCACTACTTTCTAGAATTTGATATTTTTGACACTCAAGAAAGAATATTTCTATCTACTGATTTAAGAAGTAAGATAACAGCGTCTTCAAAATTGTGCTCTGTGCCTGTTTTAAAAAGTGGTGTGATAGATTGTAAAAATGATCTTCTTGCTCTTGTAGGAGCGTCTCAATTCAGAAGTGGTTCCTATCAAAATTCAGATAGTGGCGGAAGAAAAGGCGGTAGCTCTGATTCAAGTCCTCATGGGTTAGCTGGAAAGCTTTGCTGCTCTGACAGGATGATGGAGGGTATATACATAAAGATTGAAGAGAATGGCCAAGTAGTCGATCGATTAAAGTATGTTCGTGGTGAATTCTGTAATAATGTCGCAGTTTCAGAAAATAGTTGGGTCAAACAACCAATAATTCCTAATCAGCTCATGCCGGGGGTGGACATTTTTGCCCATGTTTAA